A DNA window from Parabacteroides johnsonii DSM 18315 contains the following coding sequences:
- a CDS encoding class I SAM-dependent methyltransferase, translating to MERLQSMLRAYNITHEEDFLVAPWSKQYCEDTFPKYWELVYSILKPLNKDNRILEVGSGLGDITAILCYLDFTNIIAFEKDEQICHIAQRRLKDMFNRENIVYNEKFPNRQNYSSDVLVLVNCAYADVAKSKEEYLSLLKEYYICAGKPQYYLMEIIDSSYTKTDKEFPEYIRLNYDEVRTLFPCSTIMSWETYKYPINRKSKTLYLIIKD from the coding sequence ATGGAACGACTTCAATCAATGCTAAGGGCGTATAATATCACACATGAAGAAGATTTCTTAGTAGCACCATGGAGCAAACAATATTGCGAAGACACTTTCCCAAAATATTGGGAACTTGTTTATTCCATACTGAAACCACTAAATAAAGATAATAGAATACTTGAAGTTGGTTCCGGTTTGGGTGATATTACTGCGATTCTATGTTATTTGGATTTCACGAATATTATAGCATTTGAGAAAGATGAACAGATTTGCCACATTGCTCAAAGAAGACTTAAAGACATGTTTAATAGAGAAAACATTGTTTACAATGAAAAATTTCCCAATAGGCAGAATTACTCATCAGATGTGTTGGTTCTAGTAAACTGTGCCTATGCAGATGTTGCAAAATCAAAAGAAGAATACCTTAGTCTGCTGAAGGAATACTACATATGTGCAGGCAAACCCCAATATTACCTTATGGAAATAATTGACTCTTCATATACAAAAACTGATAAAGAATTTCCTGAATACATAAGGTTAAACTATGATGAAGTAAGAACTCTTTTTCCTTGTTCAACAATTATGTCTTGGGAAACATATAAATATCCTATAAACAGAAAAAGTAAGACATTATATTTAATAATAAAAGATTAA
- a CDS encoding radical SAM protein: MKSIKWNKLRILVTNKCNYQCPFCHNEGQEKGVKFSMMSFDSFKMLIDFLNDQQISEINFSGGEPFLHKEIVKMICYADQHMKCDISCATNLSLITDEQIDILKGTRVKFNIQFPFISEKEFSKSTGTGNLYNIIDKIKIIKKSGINIGLNTVIQSPDYLSIENIIRFALENDLPLKLLPQIGLKGSNQFVYNIRPMLEKNAVSFIDKGTGALKWIIQSGDHQTSVLYIDSPCFRRDIKTCRNYGEIRVLPDFKLQSCILKEANVQLNLDEGKDYVINQFEGLWNDFNQC, from the coding sequence ATGAAATCAATTAAATGGAATAAACTCAGAATATTGGTTACAAATAAATGTAATTATCAATGTCCATTCTGTCATAATGAAGGACAAGAAAAAGGTGTGAAATTTAGTATGATGTCGTTTGATTCTTTCAAAATGCTAATTGACTTCTTGAATGATCAACAAATATCAGAAATAAATTTTAGTGGCGGTGAACCTTTCTTACATAAGGAAATCGTTAAAATGATATGTTACGCTGATCAACATATGAAGTGTGATATAAGTTGCGCTACAAATTTATCACTGATAACTGATGAACAGATTGATATTCTTAAAGGAACCAGAGTAAAATTTAATATTCAATTTCCTTTTATTTCGGAGAAAGAATTTTCTAAAAGTACGGGCACTGGAAATCTATATAATATAATTGATAAAATAAAAATAATAAAGAAGTCTGGTATTAATATCGGATTAAATACTGTTATTCAATCTCCTGACTATCTATCAATTGAGAATATAATAAGATTTGCTTTAGAGAATGATCTACCTTTAAAACTCTTACCACAAATAGGCTTAAAAGGAAGTAATCAATTTGTATACAATATAAGGCCCATGTTAGAGAAAAATGCCGTGAGTTTTATAGACAAAGGGACAGGTGCATTAAAATGGATTATCCAGAGTGGAGATCATCAAACCTCTGTTTTATATATTGATTCTCCATGTTTCAGACGAGATATTAAAACTTGTAGAAATTATGGCGAAATAAGAGTTCTGCCTGATTTTAAACTGCAAAGTTGTATACTGAAAGAAGCAAATGTACAACTTAATTTAGATGAAGGGAAAGATTATGTTATTAATCAATTTGAAGGATTATGGAACGACTTCAATCAATGCTAA
- a CDS encoding DUF512 domain-containing protein, producing MVLNKEQFDAFRMEIATFGNIPILSQYCGIGCVFCKVHTDSYLGHYPKIPPVDKEDLLRGFEYINPKVNYVRLGAGVLVAPHTDPFLHPNIYEFIKLASEHFPTKTITTVTTGAYIKEDKIDFLNSISNFGIDLSLITMQEQREKIIPRSERERTIHILKYAPLNKCTLMFTGNLEEIKKDLELLYNLGVNKRVRQILVRRMEHTSTSQQRLKDLSQACIDNYEKCITWVKANYPEVIFTVPILKDVFRGGNNEYFIEADKRIEAQKNIIKQLPKKTFVNLICPLSGYDYFTKAFEGYENVKTNLIKNNLYGGSVSVAGLLNHKDIMEQFHPEKNDLMIIPSEMYNVDGVDLLGKKKEILEDYYNTKVILA from the coding sequence ATGGTTTTAAATAAAGAACAGTTTGATGCATTTCGCATGGAGATTGCCACATTTGGCAACATTCCTATATTAAGTCAATATTGTGGGATAGGCTGTGTGTTTTGTAAAGTACATACAGACTCTTATCTTGGACATTATCCAAAAATTCCCCCTGTTGACAAAGAGGATCTTTTAAGAGGATTTGAATATATCAATCCTAAAGTTAATTATGTACGACTTGGTGCAGGGGTTTTAGTAGCTCCACATACAGATCCATTCTTACACCCTAATATCTATGAATTCATAAAGCTTGCTTCAGAACATTTTCCTACTAAAACGATTACTACGGTTACAACTGGGGCATATATCAAAGAAGATAAAATTGATTTCCTTAATTCTATATCCAATTTTGGTATTGATTTATCATTGATAACTATGCAAGAACAACGTGAGAAAATAATTCCTAGATCTGAACGAGAGCGAACTATACATATATTAAAATATGCTCCACTCAATAAATGTACGCTTATGTTTACCGGTAATTTAGAGGAAATAAAAAAAGATCTTGAATTATTATATAACCTCGGCGTCAATAAACGTGTCCGTCAAATTTTGGTTCGTAGAATGGAACACACATCCACATCACAACAACGTCTGAAAGATTTATCACAGGCTTGTATCGATAATTATGAGAAGTGTATTACATGGGTTAAGGCAAATTATCCAGAGGTCATCTTTACAGTACCTATTTTAAAAGATGTTTTTAGAGGTGGAAATAATGAGTATTTCATAGAAGCAGATAAAAGAATTGAGGCTCAAAAAAATATTATCAAGCAATTGCCAAAGAAAACTTTTGTAAATTTAATCTGTCCATTATCCGGTTATGACTATTTTACAAAAGCTTTTGAAGGATATGAAAATGTAAAAACCAATCTGATAAAAAACAATCTTTATGGTGGTTCAGTTTCAGTAGCTGGATTACTTAATCATAAAGACATTATGGAACAATTTCATCCTGAAAAGAATGATTTGATGATTATACCAAGTGAAATGTATAATGTAGACGGAGTTGATTTATTAGGGAAGAAGAAAGAGATTTTGGAAGATTACTATAATACAAAAGTAATATTGGCTTAG
- a CDS encoding class I SAM-dependent methyltransferase, with translation MGIDSIDNNLYSIKSKCFICPFCGYSGELDLMGADRFPVLQKLHVIGAGRRAARCPKCSSTDKERLVYTYLKEVEKIQNRNNISVLHIAPENNLQLWLGSVINNYIPGDAFLQNQKFIGEIRFIDIKKTEFADNQFDYIICNHVLCDIKDVDVALHEIYRILKIGGLAILQVPITKISSTVEYQNVHTKEERELAYGYGYHERIYNNIDYINTLSSVDFMVNVRNISKQYIQNGLNPEEDLYLCKKS, from the coding sequence ATGGGTATAGATTCGATAGATAATAACTTATATTCAATTAAATCAAAATGTTTCATATGTCCATTTTGTGGATATAGCGGAGAGTTAGATTTAATGGGGGCTGACCGATTTCCTGTTCTTCAAAAACTTCATGTTATAGGAGCTGGGAGAAGAGCAGCAAGATGTCCTAAGTGTAGTTCTACTGACAAAGAACGATTGGTATATACTTACTTAAAGGAAGTCGAGAAAATTCAGAATAGGAATAATATTAGCGTATTGCATATTGCTCCAGAAAACAATCTACAATTATGGCTAGGCTCTGTAATTAATAATTATATACCAGGAGATGCTTTTCTACAAAATCAAAAGTTTATTGGAGAAATACGATTTATTGATATAAAAAAAACTGAATTTGCAGATAACCAATTTGATTATATAATATGTAATCATGTTTTATGCGATATTAAAGATGTTGATGTTGCTTTACATGAAATTTATCGTATATTAAAAATTGGAGGACTTGCTATTTTACAGGTTCCTATTACTAAAATATCAAGTACAGTTGAATATCAAAATGTCCATACTAAGGAAGAAAGAGAGTTGGCTTATGGATATGGGTATCATGAGAGAATCTATAACAATATAGATTATATTAATACTCTTTCCAGTGTGGACTTTATGGTTAATGTAAGAAATATTTCCAAACAATACATCCAAAATGGGTTAAACCCAGAAGAGGATTTATATTTGTGTAAAAAAAGTTGA
- a CDS encoding radical SAM/SPASM domain-containing protein: protein MIQQINNQSVRFKEKGASDIDYLKSFYNTHKHFPLFQQVLIETRTDCNNHCPFCPHAFNDKPLGIMKWSCYTTIIDQLCEMNYNGRVALMLSNEPLLDDRLYSMIEYAKSKSQRLFLDITTNGRLLTVELVDKLFSIGLDNININDYRGDRDKNPDGWSSYVEPIYRAYDNNPKISFKRRRLDEILPNYAGNIPQTFNAEDFGFCNYPFRKLTIAYNGNILLCCDDFLYDTCFGNVMNDKLLDCWNNSELNVIRLSLLDNKRIGLCEKCNDFQEYNVF, encoded by the coding sequence ATGATTCAGCAAATAAATAATCAATCTGTTAGATTTAAAGAAAAAGGGGCATCTGATATAGATTATCTTAAATCATTTTATAATACACATAAACATTTCCCATTATTTCAACAGGTCTTAATTGAGACTAGAACTGATTGCAATAATCATTGTCCATTTTGCCCACATGCTTTTAATGATAAGCCGTTAGGTATCATGAAGTGGAGTTGTTATACAACTATAATTGACCAATTATGTGAAATGAATTATAATGGACGTGTAGCACTCATGCTTTCCAATGAACCATTGTTGGATGATAGGCTATATAGCATGATTGAATATGCAAAATCAAAGTCACAGCGTTTATTTCTTGATATAACAACAAATGGCAGATTATTAACTGTAGAACTTGTGGATAAATTATTTAGTATAGGGTTGGATAATATAAATATTAATGATTATAGAGGTGACAGAGATAAAAATCCTGATGGATGGTCATCATATGTTGAGCCTATTTATAGAGCCTATGATAATAATCCAAAAATCAGTTTTAAACGGAGACGTTTAGATGAAATTTTGCCTAATTATGCGGGGAATATACCCCAGACCTTTAATGCTGAAGATTTTGGTTTTTGTAATTATCCATTCCGAAAACTAACTATCGCATACAATGGTAATATACTTCTTTGTTGTGACGATTTCTTGTATGATACTTGCTTTGGAAATGTGATGAATGATAAACTTTTAGATTGCTGGAATAATTCGGAGCTTAATGTAATACGTTTGTCCTTACTTGATAATAAACGTATCGGTTTATGTGAAAAATGTAATGATTTCCAAGAATATAATGTATTTTAA
- a CDS encoding nucleotide sugar dehydrogenase — MEKDIRIAVIGLGYVGLPLFCLISNHFTCKGLDNDSNRISLLKEGIDNRECEKRRNIIFALQRGMLTSLYSDIKDCNIYIVCVQTGIDEYNEPDLTPIKKVCESLSEILKRGDIVIFESTVFPGAIEDICIPILEECSSMKVNIDFSVGYSPERINVGDKSHKLELIPKIISASNNETLSLMNNIYSTILSAPIIQASSIKVAEAAKMYENVQRDVLIALANEFSSFCDVEGININEVTECAASKWNFAKVYPGLVGGHCIGVDTYYLLQRAKEKKHQLNIIQTARNVNEEKSHVVANKIKDIAISLEAHNILLLGFSYKADTPDYRNTKVLDIYNELKGYFTVVDCFDSIVDKKSIKNEFGISIITSEDAYRSNYDLVVKLVDHKAFKKIEFPNTKFIDINEIL; from the coding sequence ATGGAGAAAGATATAAGAATAGCTGTTATTGGTTTAGGGTATGTTGGATTACCCTTATTTTGTTTAATCTCAAATCATTTTACTTGCAAAGGTTTAGATAATGATTCTAATCGTATAAGTCTATTAAAAGAAGGCATTGATAATCGTGAATGTGAGAAACGTCGTAATATTATATTTGCACTTCAAAGGGGTATGCTAACATCTTTATACTCAGACATAAAAGATTGTAATATATATATCGTATGTGTTCAAACTGGTATTGATGAATATAATGAACCAGATCTTACCCCTATAAAGAAAGTATGTGAATCACTAAGTGAAATTCTAAAACGTGGTGATATTGTGATTTTTGAGTCAACAGTGTTCCCTGGTGCTATAGAAGATATTTGTATTCCTATTTTAGAAGAATGCTCTTCTATGAAAGTCAATATAGATTTTTCAGTTGGATATTCTCCTGAAAGAATAAATGTGGGTGATAAAAGTCATAAATTAGAATTGATCCCAAAAATCATTTCAGCATCAAATAATGAAACTTTATCATTAATGAATAATATTTATTCTACTATTCTTTCTGCACCTATTATTCAAGCATCAAGTATAAAGGTTGCAGAGGCTGCTAAAATGTATGAGAATGTTCAGCGTGACGTGCTAATTGCTTTGGCAAATGAATTTTCTTCTTTCTGTGATGTGGAAGGAATAAATATTAATGAAGTGACAGAGTGTGCTGCAAGTAAATGGAATTTTGCAAAAGTTTATCCTGGCCTTGTTGGTGGTCATTGCATCGGCGTTGATACATACTATCTCCTTCAGCGAGCAAAAGAAAAAAAACATCAATTGAATATAATTCAAACTGCACGAAATGTTAATGAGGAGAAATCTCATGTTGTAGCAAATAAAATTAAGGATATAGCAATATCATTAGAAGCACATAATATTTTATTATTGGGCTTTTCTTATAAAGCTGATACACCTGATTATAGAAATACAAAGGTTCTTGATATTTATAACGAACTAAAGGGATATTTTACAGTTGTTGATTGCTTTGATTCAATTGTTGATAAAAAGAGCATAAAAAATGAATTTGGAATTTCTATAATAACTTCAGAAGATGCCTATCGGTCAAACTATGATTTAGTTGTTAAATTAGTGGATCACAAGGCATTCAAAAAAATAGAATTTCCAAATACCAAATTCATCGATATAAACGAGATATTATGA
- a CDS encoding helix-turn-helix transcriptional regulator: protein MKTKDLNRLKVVLVEQKKTAKWLASELKKDPSTVSKWCTNSSQPSLETLSEIANILKVKMSELVRQD, encoded by the coding sequence ATGAAGACAAAAGATTTAAATAGACTGAAAGTCGTTTTAGTGGAACAAAAGAAGACTGCAAAATGGTTGGCTTCTGAGCTTAAAAAAGATCCATCTACAGTCAGCAAATGGTGTACTAATTCTTCCCAGCCTTCATTGGAAACTCTTAGTGAAATAGCTAATATTTTGAAAGTAAAAATGTCCGAACTTGTACGGCAAGATTAA
- a CDS encoding helix-turn-helix domain-containing protein has translation MEIVNIEASAFMEMNNILFKIEKQLKGLNSSKSELKEWLDNQDVCILMNISDRKLLSLRQKGLISFSRIDRKVYYKKEDILNYMRRNLKTYTNNGNGTDGIE, from the coding sequence ATGGAGATAGTGAATATAGAAGCCAGCGCATTTATGGAAATGAACAACATATTGTTCAAAATAGAAAAACAATTGAAAGGACTGAACTCTTCCAAATCTGAATTAAAAGAATGGTTGGATAATCAGGATGTATGTATTCTTATGAATATATCAGACAGGAAGCTATTGTCTTTAAGGCAGAAAGGGCTAATCTCCTTCAGTCGCATAGACAGAAAAGTATATTATAAAAAAGAAGATATTCTAAACTATATGAGGAGAAACCTTAAAACATATACAAATAATGGAAATGGGACAGATGGTATTGAATAA
- a CDS encoding helix-turn-helix domain-containing protein, protein MGQMVLNKDSNEVKRFIEVMESISKMLDTNSLIYRPILDGNRYITEQELSKVLKITKRTLIEYRMNGKLPYYRIGGKILYKEQDIIEILERNKVLAFE, encoded by the coding sequence ATGGGACAGATGGTATTGAATAAGGATAGTAATGAGGTTAAAAGATTTATTGAAGTCATGGAAAGTATATCCAAAATGTTGGATACAAACTCTTTAATCTACAGACCTATATTGGACGGGAACCGCTATATTACAGAACAGGAGTTATCTAAAGTTCTCAAAATTACAAAAAGAACACTCATTGAATATAGAATGAATGGTAAATTGCCCTATTACAGAATAGGTGGAAAGATTCTATACAAGGAACAGGACATTATAGAAATATTGGAAAGAAACAAAGTATTAGCATTTGAATAA